In the Mustelus asterias unplaced genomic scaffold, sMusAst1.hap1.1 HAP1_SCAFFOLD_35, whole genome shotgun sequence genome, CGCGGGAAAGGGAATTGAGACAAATTCTTAACTTAGTAAAAATAGATTCTCAATTAATATTCTGCTGTAAGATTATTTTACAAAAGGTTTCATTTGTCCGCCACGGGAAGCAAACGGCTCTATTCAGTAATGTCAAACGGGACAAATATGAAGTCACTCTGTAACAAACAACAGACTCAACCCCTTTCACACCGGCTTCAGGGGGACATAGAGAAGCGACAGATGTCTGATCCTTTCCGCTGAAAGCGGCGGCGAATGTCACAAACGACAGGGGAGGGGCAATCTGAATGGGctggagaggaaagggacggGGATAGAGTGGAACAGTGGGAGATTCTGGGAATGAACAGCCTAGAGAGCGGGGAAAGGGTCTAAAGCACTAAGGGCAGGGAGATGGACTTCAAATCTTCAATGTTTCTGGTAATGGTTATATTAATAAGGACGGAATAAAGTCTTCTTTGAAACAGACGGTTATTTCTTGCATCGAAAACGGCCCAATTTCTGAAAGGGGCGGTTAAGGAAACCACTGAACCAATTAGAACCTGAGTTACAGATATTAATTCCGTGGTCACAATTTGATTGAGACTTCCTGGGCCAATTCCCGCTGGGGGCGGTTCCTCACAGAGTTTAAAAAGGCGGATGCAGCGCAGACTCTGTATTAACAGTCTTCGTCTCTCAGATTGTGCTGAATCCGCTCAGAAAATGGCCAGGACCAAGCAGACAGCGCGCAAATCGACCGGAGGGAAAGCTCCTCGCAAACAGCTGGCTACCAAAGCTGCCCGGAAGAGCGCTCCAGCCACGGGCGGAGTGAAGAAGCCTCATCGCTACAGACCCGGCACTGTGGCTCTGAGGGAGATCCGCCGCTACCAGAAATCCACCGAGCTGCTGATCCGCAAACTGCTCTTCCAGCGCCTGGCGCGAGAGATCGCTCAGGACTTCAAGACAGACCTGCGGTTCCAGAGCTCGGCCGTCATGGCCCTGCAGGAGGCCAGCGAGGCTTACCTGGTGGGGCTCTTTGAGGACACCAACCTGTGCGCCATCCACGCCAAGCGAGTCACCATCATGCCCAAAGACATCCAGCTGGCCCGCCGCATCCGCGGGGAACGCGCCTAAAACCCGGCTTCAGCACCAAGTAcaacaacggctcttttaagagccaccaaCTCGACAAATGAAAGAGCTGCGATCTCCTGTTAACGATTCTAGTGTTTCAATTCCCAGGACAGAATATTCCCAGGACTCCAGTACTGAAACTTCTCAATGTTACAATTAACTCTCCGTTGCATTGAGGTCATTCATATCTCCAATCCTTTGATGGTTGGAGTAGAAGCGATGCCGTTAACAATTTTACCACAATTTAATTTTAAAGTAGTTTATTAAACCTGCGATCATTTCAGTTTCCGAGCAATAATTCCGCAAATCCACTTTCTCCGCACGTGTTTCGAGTCGCAGCGAGAGTGTTGAAAATTGTGTCAATTAAGTTCAGAATATGAAGCATGTCTCAAACAGTAACCCACTCACACAGATATAGCCATTGCAGGAACGCTTGCACATTCGCATAGACAATAATTAACACTTTTCCAGATCCAGTGACTGACTTTGTGAGGACATTCATCGGTTTTCAAAGTCAGTCACTGGATCTGGAAAAGTGTTAATTATTGTCTCTGTGAATGTCTATGCGACCATCACATTTTAAAGCAATTATATTGGAAATAGGATCATTTCAGTTCACTGGGATGGTTTCCCCGAtaaacaacagcaacttgtattAAAATACTGTATGCGTCAATAGTACGGATTGATAGAACAAAGCGGGAAACAGCTGTGCTGTGAATAGCAGTGCAGAAACTGACCGATAGACACCAGGTCGCCCTTTTTCAGATaaagtgagtggctctgaaaagagcctttgggttatcagattaaagaatggtCGCTTCACTTGCTCTTCGCGGTCCCAGCGCTGCTTTTCTTGGGCAGCAGCACGGCCTGGATATTAGGCAACACCCCGCCCTGAGCGATGGTcactcctcccagcagcttgttgagctcctcgtcgttgcggacggccagctgcaggtgtctggggatgatgcgggtcttcttgttgtcccgggccgcgttcccggccagctccaggatttcagcggtcagatactcgagcacagcagccagataaaccggggctccggcacccacacgctcagcatagttgccctttctcaggagcctgtgaacacggcccaccgggaactgcagtccagcccgggaggagcgagacttggccttggcccgagctttcccgccgccctttcctcttccagacatctgcacaatctcacaaacaGTTTCACAAAGAATCAGCAATTTCTCCAGCATTGACTGTTCTTATAAACTGACAGCTCCTCTGATTGGCCGCTGCTCTATTCACCTCATTTGCCTATATTCTTCACCAATCAGCTCACTGGAAACAGAAGAGGGCGGGATTTCCCCACAACAACCGGCAGAAGCAGAGAATTTGTCCATTTCCAAAAGCCGCCAATTTCATTGTGGGAAAGGAGCGAATTCAAATCAATGTCGTCATCAGTCAGAGATTTCAAATCCCTTCTattgatttgcttttattcagctcTTCCCGTCACCAATCGCAGGCGCGGCtttaacattttctttcaatgtgTTTCATTCTCCTATCGCTTTCTAACTGTCCCGGGCGGGAATCAATCCCTGTTCACAGCATTCCCAGAAGGAAAACACTCCGTTTAGTCTGCAATCAGAACCCAGTGTCCTTCACTGAAAACAGGGAGCCGGATCGAGTCCTCACACTGTCCTTATTCCGCTCTGTAATAATCCCACTCCGGACTGTTACCCTGCGGAGAATTACTGTGAATAAAATGATGAATCAATGAACATTTCAGGAATTGAGAGAAGGGACCGTTACCGCGAAAAACAGCCGCTAATTTAGGAGCTGTGAAAATAACAGAATAATAACAGTTTTCAGCACAAAGCGAAGGCAGCTGAGTGAATTCTGGGTCAGTGTTTGGATTACAGGACAGGAGACACAAACGAAAGTTTAAAagataatttattagtcacaagtaggcttacatttaacactgcaattaaattactgtgaagaatcatagaaatcatagaaaccctacagtgcagaaggaggccattcggcccatcgagtctgcaccgaccacaatcccacccaggccctacccccacatatttacccgctaatccctctaaccgacacatcccaggactctaaggggcaattgttaacctggccaatcaacctaacccgcacatctttggactgtgggaggaaaccggagcacccggaggaaacccacgcagacacgaggagaatgtgcaaactccacacagacagtgacccgagccgggaatcgaacccgggaccccggagctgtgaagcagcagtgctaaccactgtgctaccgtgccgccacactccgacgcctgttcgggtacactgagggagaatttagcattcacccaacttgcacatctttggactgtgggagaaaacaggagcactttCCTCTTTCAGAAGAGGAAAGAGGCAGAGGATGGATGTACTGGTCTGGAaacccagagacctgggttcaaatcccaatggGGTGGATTCCTAATGGGGCAAATTAGAAGTTtatggggtggcactgctgcctcacagcgccaggaacctgggtttgattgctggcttcggtctttgtggagtctgcacgctctccctgtgtttgcttggtttcctccaggtgctctggtttcctcccacagtccaaagatgtgcgggttaggtggattggccatgctaaattgccacttagtgtcccgggatgcatagtttagagggatttgcgggataactatgtggggttacggggatcggacctgggtgggattgttgttggtgcagacttgatgggctgaatggcctccttcagcactgttgggattctatgattcacccagaggaaatccaattAGATTTCCTGACCCAATTGTTGTTGGAATGATGATCAAATAGGATTCGGGAAAAAGGCAGCAAGAtttttccttcctcccttccattCTCTGGATTTACACCGGCTGAAAGAACAACGGAAAACGTTATTAGTGATGGAGCAGTAACAGATTATCTTTGGGAAACACATTAAGTTTGAAATTTCCTTGTTATGTAATAGAGCAGAGTGGTTATATTTGTGGCGAGATGGAagaaactgtggaggaacagagagccgTGTACAGACATCATTATCAGCTAGTGGACAGGAAGGTAAAGAATAATGTAACAAAGCGAATAGAATATGAAGAATTGGAACTAGTGCTACAGTTATAGAAAACTCTGTTTAGACCCCATTTAGATCACTGCGTTCAGTCTGGACAACACACCTCAAGAAGGTTAGATTGGCCTTGGAGTGGGAGCAACAGAATTTCACCAGTGATACCAGACTCAAATGATGAGGACAGATTGCAAAGACAAGTCCTGTCATTACCTGAATATGGAAGATTAAGGGATGATGTGAGTGAGATGTTTACAATGAATAAtttgacagggtacagagagataAACTATTGGCTTGGAATGGGGAACCTCACCGTAAAATGACAGAGAGGCATTTCAGGGGTAATTTCAGAAAAAGCTTCTTTACAGAggatggtggaaatgttgaattgTCCACAAACAATTGTTAAAGCTCCGTTTATCAGGAAATTTCCAAGCTGAAGCAGACAAGTAGCCAGTGATATGAAGGTGGATAATCAGAGATTCTGTAGATAGTTAAACAAGAAAAGAGTTAGCAGAGTGAGCATTGGTTCTATAGAAAGTGCAACTGGgggattgataatggaaaacaggGTATTGGCAAATGAATTGATCAGGTGCTTTTCATTGGTGTTCACGATAGGGGatgcaagtaacatcccagaaatagctgtaaaccagcaaatggaagggagggaggaacacaGGAAAATTCCAATCAACAGGgaaagtggtattgagcaaattgtcgGGTCGACAGGCTGACAAATTCCTGGGTCTGGATGGACTTCTCGTGAAGGACATGAAATAAGTGGcgaatgagatagttgatgcatttgttttaattttgcaaaattcccTGGCTTTGGAGAATGTTCCATTAGGTTGAAATATAACAAATGTAATACCTTGATTCAAAAAGggatggagacagaaagcaggaaactacaggctgtTAGCCTAACAGCTGTCatcgggaaaatgttagaagccattctgAAAGATACTACAGATATTACAACTTGGAAAAAATACAAGGCAATCAGCTCGAGTCAATATGGttttctgaaagggaaatcatgtttaactaaattATTGGAGTTTTTTAAAAGAGGCCCATGTGCTGTGAATGGGGAACCGGTTCTtacatttccagaagacatttgccaAAATGccagatcaaaggttattgtgtaaAATAAACATTCATGGTTTTGGGCGTAACATTTTGGCATGGATTGAtggttggctagctaacaggtcaAAAAGAGTGAGCACAAATGGTTCTTTTTCTGGGTGGCAGGATCTGATGAGTGGTGTATTCATGCTGGGGCTACAAATTGTTACAATTTATAAAAAttgcttggatgaagggactgaaggtaccgttgctaaatttgctgacagcaTAAAGATAGATAAGAAATTAATTGTGAAGTATACATAAGGAGGCTTCaaaaggaaacagatagattaaGTGAGGGCAAAATGTGGCAAATGAGGCAAATTGTGAGGATAAAACAGTGGTTGACAAATGGGAGACTTTCAAAGTTGAGTTGAATGGGATGCCAGCCAGGTACATAGCCACCAGACACACATATGTGGTGTCCAAAGCTAGGATATCCTGGATGTCTAAGGTTATTGACAAGAAAATAAGgaagaaaaaaagaggcatatgATGCATGCTGGAATAATAATAGCAATAGAAATCAGGAAAAACAGCTCAAAATGCAGGAGAGGGGCTAAGGCTGGAATAATGAAGAGGAAGCATGAGGAAATGTTAGCAGGCTGCGCTAATACAAATCATAACATCTTCTTCAAACATATTAATTGTAAAGGATTCGTGAAGGATAGAGTGGGGTTCATAAGGGCCAAGCAGGGTAAACTGCTCACTGCAGCAGAGGGTATGGCAGAGATAGTAAATAAGTACTGTACTTCTGGCTTTACcaaattaagaagtttaacaacaccaggttaaagtccaacaggtttatttggtagcaaaagccacacaagctttcggagctgcaagccccttcttcaggtgagtgggaattctgttcacaaacagagcatataaagacacaaactcaatttacatgaataatggttggaatgcgaatacttacaactaatcaagtctttaagaaacaaaacaacagcaTAAAGATAGATAAGAAATTAATTGTTAAGTATACGTAAGGAGGCTTCaaaaggaaacagatagattaaGTGAGGGCAAAATGTGGCAAATGAGGCAAATTGCGAGGATAAAACAGTGGTTGACAAATGGGAGACTTTCAAAGTTGAGTTGAATGGGATGCCAGTCAGGTACATAGCCACCAGACACAAATATGCCGTCTTTACCAAATTAGACAATGTGACAATGGCCCAGTTGAAAATGTATGTGTTGATTAACTGAGCTtcatagtgagagtgtggaattaactctctctcaatcgatcattgtgtgtgggtgcggaattaatcctgtctcaatctattcgtgtgtgtcagtgttgaattaactctctctcaatctattattgtgagagagtgtggaagtaactctctcaatctattactgagagagagtgtggaattaattctcaatcgatcattgtgtgtgagtgaggaagtAACTCTCAATCTGttattgtgtgagagtgtggaattaacggtctctcaatctattacttgtatgaatgtggaattaactgtctctcaatctattactctaTGTCACTGTGGAATTAATTCTCAATCTGTTACATTGTGTCACTGTGGAATTatatctcaatctattactgtgtctgAGCGGggaattaactccctctcaatcttttactgtgtgccagtgtgtgtgtgccagtgtgtgtgtgtgtgccagtgtgtgccagtgcgcgcgcctgtgtgtgtgtgtgtgtaaatacctcaatttcttactgtgtcagtctggaattaactctctctgaaTCTATTACTATGTGTCggagtggaattcactccctgtcaatcatttgtgtgtgtgactgggaTTAACGGTCCCTCAATCTATTACctgtgtgagtgtggaattatctctctctcaatctctgtatgtcagtgtggaattacctCTCTGTCTCAACATATTACTGcacgtcagtgtggaattaactctcaatctatttgtgtgtgtgtggggaattaactctctctcaatctattactgtgtgtcagtgtggaataaactctctcaatctattactgtgcgtCTGTGtggattcactctctctcaatTTTTTATTGTGTGAGAGTGtcgatttatctctctctctcactctattactgtgtgtcagtgcggaattaactctcaatctctgactgtgagagagtgttgaattaactctctctcaatctattcctgtgtcagtgtggaattaactctccctcaatctattcctgtgtcagtgtggaattaactctctctcaatctgttgcTGTGAGAGAgcatggaattaactctcaatctattcctgtgtgtgaatgtggaattagctctctctcaatctattacagtgtcagtgtggaattgactctttctgaatctattactgtgtgggaACATagaataactctctctcaatctaatgctgtgtgtgggtgtggaaaTAACTCTCTCAATCGattagtgtgtctgagtgtggaattaactctctctcaatctattactgtgtgagagaatggaaataactctctcaatttattactgtgtgtcagtctggaattaactctctctgaaTCTATTACTATGTGTCggagtggaattcactccctctcaattatttatgtgtgtgactgtgggattaacggtccctcaatctattacttgtatgagtgtggaattaactctctctcaatctataactgtgtaagtgtgtggaattctctctctctcaatctattactgtatgtCACAGTGGAATTagctctctgtctcaatctattacagtgtgtgtgtgttgaattaactctctcagtctattagtgtgtgtgaatgtgaaattaactctctcaatctattaccgtGTCTCagtgtggaattatctctctcGTAATCCAAaacagagagagtgtggaattatctcCCTCTTAATCTATTACTGTATGTCACTGTGGAATTAGCTCCctgtctcaatctattacagtgtgtgtgtgttgaattaactctctcaatctattagtttgtgagagtgtggaattaattccctctcaatctattactgtgtgacggtgtggaattcactctctctcaatcattcattgtgtgtgactgtgggattaacagtctctcaatctattgcttggggtggtggtgttcctcagtgctgggacctttgctgtttgtaatatatataaatgatttggaggaaaatgtaactggattgatgagtaagattgtagacgacacaaaggttgctggatttgtggatagcaatgaggaccatcagaggatacagcaggatatagatcagttggagacttgggcggagagatggcagatggagtttaatccggacaaatgtgaggtaatgcattttggaaggtctaatagataggaaatatacagtaaatggcagaacccttaggagtattgataggcaaagggatctgggtgtacaggtacacaggtcacggaaagtggcaatgcaggtggagaagatagtcaagaaggcatacggcatgcttgccttcatcggccggggtattgagtttaaaaattggcaagtcatgttgacgctttatagaaccttagaatatagaacttggaatatagtgttcaattctgttcgcaacactaccagaaggatgtggaggctttggagagggtacagaaaagatttaccaggatgctgcctggtatgtagggcattagctatgaggagaggttggagaaacttggtttgttctcactggagtgacggaggttgaggagagacctgatagaagtctacaagattatgagaagcatggacagagtggatagtgagaagctttttcccagggtggaagagtcaattaatagggggcataggtttaaggtgcgacgggcaagttttaaaagagatatacgaggcagatgttttacacagagagtggtgggtgcctggaactcgttgccgggggagggagtggaagcggatacggtagtgatttttaaggggcgtcttgacaagtccatgaatgagatgggaatagagggatatggtcgccggaagcgtagggggcttCAGTTgagtcagacagcatggtcggtgcaggcttggagggccgaagggcctgttcctgtgctgtaattttctttgtacgagtgtggaattatctctctctcaatctattactgtatgtCAGTATGAATTTACCTCTCTGTCTCAAcatattactgtgtgtcagtgtggaattaactccctctcaatctattcctgtgtgtcggtgcagaattaatactctctcaatctattaatgTGTGCGAGAGTGGAAATAACTCTCTCAGTGTATTACTGTGTGGCAGTCTGGAATtaattctctctcaatctattactgtgtgtgtgtgtgaaatttaCTCTCTCACAATCATTTGTTGTGTATGAGTGTGGgatgaagaacataagaactaggagtaggagtaggccatctgtcccctcgaggctgctccgccagtcaataagatcttggctgatctttttgtggactcagctccacttacccacccgctcaccataacccttaattcctttactgttcaaaaatgtatctatccttgccttaagaacattcaatgaggtagcctcaactgcttcacgaggcagagaattccacagattcacaaccctcctcacttcagtcctaaatctgcttccccttattttgaggctatgccccctagttctagtttcacccgccagtggaaacaacttacctgcttctatcttgtctattcccttcataatcttatatgtttctataagatctcccctcattcttctcaattccaatgagtatagccccagtctactcagtctctcctcataagccaaccctctcaactctggaatcaacctattgaattttctctgcatcccctccaatgccagtatatcctttctcaagtaaggagaccaaaactgtacacagtactccaggtgtggcctcaccagcaccttatacagctgcaacataacctcgctgtttttaaactccatccctctagcaatgaaggacaaaattccatttgccttcttaattaactgctgcacctgcaaaccaactccttgagattcctgcacaaggacacccaggtccctctgcacagcagcatgttgcaatttttaatcatttaaattagagtccattttgctgttattcctaccaaaatggatgacctcacatttaccaacattgtactccatctgccagacccctgcccactcacttagattatctatatccctttgcagactttcagcgtcctctgcacactttgctcttccacccatctgagtgtcatctgcaaattttgacacactacatttggtctccaactccaaatcatctatgtaattcgtaaacaattgcggtccctacactgatccctgaggcacacaactagtcaatgatcgccaaccagaaaaatacccacttacccccactctttgctttctgttagttaaccagtcctctatccatgctaatacattacccataacactgtgccactttatctgatgtagcagtctttggtgcggctccttgtcaaatgccttctggaaatccagatacaccacatctacaggttccccattgtccactgcacatgtaatgttctcaaagaattccaaaaattagtcaaacatgacctgtcctttatgaacccatgctgcgtcttaccaatgggacaatttatatccagatgtctcgctatttcttccttgatgatagatttaagcaatttccctactacagaagttaagctaaccggcctatagttacctgccttttgtctacctccttttttaaacagtggcgtcacatttgctgttttccaatccgcaagaaccaccccagagtccagcgaattttgataaattaccactagtgcatttgctattcctcccgccatctcttttagtaccctgggatgcattccatcaggaccaggagacttgcctaCATTTAGCCCCCaaaacttgcccaacactacctctttcatgatgatagtttctaggttctcacctgccatagccttcctgtcattaatttttggcatgttatttgtgtcatccactgtgaagaccgacacaaaatacctgttcaatacctcagccattttctcatttccagttattacatcccccttctcgtcctctaaagaaccaatgtttacttttgccactctttttcattttatatattataATGGATTTTAACGGTCTCTCACTCTGTTACTGTGAGtcggtgtggaattaactctctctcaatctattattgtgtgtgtgtggaattaactctctctcaatctattagtgtGTCAGTCCAGAATTAATTCCCTCtccatctattactgtgtgtcagtgtggaattaactatcTCTCAATTACTATGTGTGAatatggaattaactctctctctcaatctattacagtgtgagactgtggaattaacgctctctcaatctattgctgtgtgagagtgtggaattaacgcactctcaatctattacagtgtgtctttgtagaattaactctctctcaatctattactgtatgacaacctggaattaactctcaatctattcctgAGTCTGAATAtggattatctctctctctcaatctattactgtctgTCAGTGTGAAATTAACTCTCTG is a window encoding:
- the LOC144482347 gene encoding histone H3-like, with the translated sequence MARTKQTARKSTGGKAPRKQLATKAARKSAPATGGVKKPHRYRPGTVALREIRRYQKSTELLIRKLLFQRLAREIAQDFKTDLRFQSSAVMALQEASEAYLVGLFEDTNLCAIHAKRVTIMPKDIQLARRIRGERA
- the LOC144482316 gene encoding uncharacterized protein LOC144482316 is translated as MSGRGKSGGKARAKAKSRSSRAGLQFPVGRVHRLLRKGNYAERVGAGAPVYLAAVLEYLTAEILELAGNAARDNKKTRIIPRHLQLAVRNDEELNKLLGGVTIAQGGVLPNIQAVLLPKKSSAGYKGKVSLIVQMSGRGKGGGKARAKAKSRSSRAGLQFPVGRVHRLLRKGNYAERVGAGAPVYLAAVLEYLTAEILELAGNAARDNKKTRIIPRHLQLAVRNDEELNKLLGGVTIAQGGVLPNIQAVLLPKKSSAGTAKSK